The proteins below come from a single Desulfomicrobium apsheronum genomic window:
- a CDS encoding DMT family transporter — MAFFPALPFISLFVGMLLWGSSFVAFKYAVMFFDPIVVVFMRMALSGFLFLLVLPRWRPRNLRREDLGFMVFMALCEPCFYFVFEGQALTLTSASQAGMVAATLPILVAVCAGFFLGEQLTSRSWTGLVLALAGVVWVSISGVATETAPRPLLGNFLELLAMFCAAGYTVSMKKLCARYSPWFLTAVQSMVGTVFFFPLLFLPSTALPVAFPVGPSLAVLYLCVFISIGAYGFYNYGISKLPAWQATAFVNLIPVFSMLLGWLCLDERLNFSQLAGVGVVFAGVLLCQQWPETENRNTLVRDLSEEGALVESVTVSLDGTSLESVLVPVRGKD; from the coding sequence TGTTTTTCGACCCCATTGTCGTCGTCTTCATGCGCATGGCCCTTTCGGGTTTTCTGTTTCTGCTCGTGCTGCCGCGCTGGCGTCCCCGTAATCTGCGCAGGGAGGATCTGGGGTTCATGGTTTTCATGGCCCTGTGCGAACCGTGTTTCTATTTCGTGTTCGAGGGCCAGGCTCTGACCCTGACCTCGGCTTCCCAGGCAGGCATGGTCGCGGCCACGCTGCCGATTCTGGTGGCGGTCTGCGCGGGCTTTTTTCTTGGCGAGCAACTGACCTCGCGCTCATGGACCGGACTTGTCCTGGCCCTGGCCGGGGTGGTCTGGGTCAGCATCTCGGGTGTTGCAACGGAAACGGCTCCACGTCCGCTATTGGGCAATTTTCTTGAGCTGCTCGCCATGTTTTGCGCGGCGGGGTACACCGTGAGCATGAAAAAGCTCTGCGCCCGCTATTCCCCATGGTTCCTGACCGCCGTGCAGTCCATGGTGGGCACGGTTTTCTTTTTTCCGCTGCTTTTTCTGCCATCGACAGCGTTGCCGGTGGCTTTTCCCGTCGGCCCAAGTCTGGCCGTGCTCTACCTGTGCGTGTTCATAAGCATAGGCGCGTACGGTTTCTACAATTACGGGATCAGCAAGCTTCCGGCCTGGCAGGCCACGGCTTTTGTCAACCTCATCCCGGTCTTTTCCATGCTCCTGGGCTGGCTTTGCCTCGATGAGCGGCTCAATTTTTCGCAACTTGCGGGAGTGGGAGTGGTTTTTGCCGGCGTGCTGCTGTGTCAGCAGTGGCCGGAGACTGAAAACAGAAACACCCTCGTCCGCGATCTGTCGGAAGAGGGTGCTCTGGTTGAATCCGTGACGGTCTCCCTCGACGGGACGTCTCTTGAAAGTGTCCTTGTCCCGGTGCGCGGCAAGGACTGA
- a CDS encoding ATP-binding protein, giving the protein MKRKIIEIDEEKCTGCGQCVTGCAEGALAIIDGKAKIVRDMFCDGLGACIGHCPEDALHIIEREAEEFDEDAAMEHVRKMGGSGHHSGCPSAQVSTRAPGHGGCPSAGMMQMSPCEQANVPAGQVGSALAHWPVQIRLIPPHAPFLQDADLLIAGDCCPVAAPDFHARFLAGRTIMLGCPKFDNAGEYVERLTQVFAQNRIKSVTILEMEVPCCSGLSRIVAQALAGSGKNIPCVRAIVGRDGKTTEEAFTPAVAAPAGLTRL; this is encoded by the coding sequence ATGAAAAGAAAAATCATCGAAATAGACGAAGAAAAATGCACGGGCTGCGGTCAGTGCGTGACTGGATGCGCCGAGGGCGCTTTGGCCATCATCGACGGCAAGGCCAAGATTGTAAGGGATATGTTTTGTGATGGGCTTGGGGCCTGCATCGGGCACTGCCCCGAGGACGCGCTGCATATCATCGAACGCGAAGCCGAAGAATTCGACGAGGACGCCGCCATGGAACATGTGCGCAAGATGGGCGGATCGGGCCATCACTCGGGATGCCCCTCGGCCCAGGTCTCGACCCGCGCTCCCGGTCACGGGGGATGCCCTTCGGCCGGCATGATGCAAATGAGCCCCTGCGAGCAGGCCAACGTGCCCGCCGGGCAGGTCGGTTCCGCCCTGGCCCACTGGCCGGTTCAGATTCGACTGATTCCGCCTCACGCGCCCTTCCTGCAGGACGCGGATCTTTTGATCGCGGGCGACTGCTGCCCTGTGGCGGCCCCGGACTTCCACGCTCGGTTCCTGGCGGGCAGGACCATCATGCTCGGTTGCCCGAAATTCGACAACGCCGGGGAATACGTGGAGAGATTGACGCAGGTCTTTGCCCAGAACAGGATCAAGTCCGTGACCATCCTGGAGATGGAAGTGCCCTGCTGCTCCGGACTTTCGCGCATCGTCGCCCAGGCTCTGGCCGGAAGCGGCAAAAACATCCCTTGCGTGCGGGCCATCGTGGGCCGGGACGGCAAGACCACCGAAGAAGCGTTTACTCCCGCCGTGGCGGCTCCTGCAGGACTGACCCGGCTCTAG
- a CDS encoding ATP-binding protein, with protein sequence MRWTDRLTLDGTWAGNLFQFYLRVIQRLSVDLKLQFQLDTDLFRKGETVVHEAIREALANALIHADHQGQGGIIVERYRDRFEFSNPGTLLISIDQLLRGNVSECRNKSLQLMFMMIGGAEKAGSGVDKIRRGWESQHWRSPKVSEQVQPDRVLWMLPMVSMIPEVSLERLNALFGARFLKFDKLEVQALVTADLEGSVDNARMRQITDGHPADMTRLLQSLVARAALLQEGHGRWSRYRLPVSTGLSAKKSHSLHNDVDSLHSDVNSLHNDVDSLYKGDHSLSKVQNSLHNEELLTLAAPARERQRISPKDMEKIVLDLCRGRWLSRNEIATLVARNSEGLRQRFLNPMVEHGLLRLRYPDKPNRTDQAYTAANGEN encoded by the coding sequence CTTTAGACGGTACGTGGGCAGGTAACCTTTTTCAATTCTATTTGCGTGTCATCCAACGACTGTCAGTCGACCTCAAACTTCAATTTCAACTCGATACAGATCTTTTTCGAAAAGGAGAGACAGTTGTCCATGAGGCCATTCGCGAAGCTCTGGCCAACGCCCTGATTCATGCCGACCACCAAGGTCAGGGAGGCATCATCGTTGAACGGTACCGCGACAGATTCGAGTTTTCCAATCCCGGCACCCTACTCATTTCCATCGATCAATTGCTACGAGGAAATGTCAGCGAATGCAGGAATAAATCCTTGCAGCTTATGTTCATGATGATCGGCGGCGCGGAAAAGGCGGGTTCAGGTGTCGACAAGATCCGCCGTGGTTGGGAATCCCAGCATTGGCGCTCCCCCAAAGTCAGTGAACAGGTTCAGCCTGATCGTGTTTTGTGGATGCTGCCGATGGTCAGCATGATCCCGGAAGTGTCGTTGGAGCGTCTGAACGCGCTGTTCGGAGCAAGGTTTCTAAAATTCGACAAACTTGAAGTACAAGCTCTTGTAACAGCGGATCTAGAGGGGAGCGTGGACAATGCCCGCATGCGACAGATCACAGATGGACATCCCGCCGATATGACGAGGCTGCTACAATCCCTGGTTGCAAGAGCGGCATTACTTCAAGAAGGTCACGGTCGCTGGAGCCGTTATCGCCTTCCAGTTTCAACCGGTCTTTCCGCGAAGAAAAGTCACTCCCTACATAACGACGTTGACTCCCTACATAGCGACGTTAACTCCCTACATAACGACGTTGACTCCCTATATAAAGGCGACCATTCCTTATCCAAGGTCCAGAACTCCCTGCATAACGAAGAACTTCTGACCTTGGCTGCTCCGGCCAGAGAGCGTCAACGTATCTCCCCGAAGGATATGGAAAAAATCGTATTGGATCTCTGCCGGGGAAGATGGCTCTCACGCAATGAAATCGCCACGCTTGTAGCCCGCAATTCCGAAGGTTTGCGCCAGCGTTTTTTGAATCCCATGGTTGAACATGGACTCCTGCGGCTACGTTACCCTGACAAACCAAACCGGACCGATCAGGCATATACTGCGGCAAATGGGGAAAATTGA